A single region of the Verrucomicrobiia bacterium genome encodes:
- a CDS encoding DUF4097 family beta strand repeat protein, translating into MRFHTSLPMLALASFLVLPSRAADPQADTLQRTFPANPGGRLILDADRGSISIEGTDAAEVHIEVERRVSRGTLARAAALLDQHQVHFSESDGTLRIKSEGPDTSLWGWRRPQLNVAFRIRVPRSFHIDAKTAGGSIRVTQLAGEVSIRTAGGSLHLEDVRGTVVGRTSGGSIRATRLEGDIELGTSGGGIQIEQISGTRLKTRTSGGSIRLAGINVPAEAHTSGGGLDIEAASAPLQASTSGGSIRARFSTAPRADVSLRTSGGSINVTLPNDAALELDAATSAGSVQCDFPVTVSGTVQRNALRGPIGGGGPLLTLRTSGGSIRVQRP; encoded by the coding sequence ATGCGCTTCCACACGTCGCTCCCGATGCTTGCCCTGGCCTCCTTCCTCGTCCTGCCCAGCCGCGCCGCCGATCCGCAGGCCGACACCCTCCAACGCACGTTCCCCGCCAATCCCGGCGGCCGTCTCATCCTCGACGCCGACCGCGGCAGCATCTCCATCGAAGGCACCGACGCCGCCGAAGTCCACATCGAGGTCGAACGGCGCGTGTCCCGTGGAACCCTCGCCCGTGCCGCCGCCCTGCTCGATCAACACCAGGTCCACTTCTCCGAAAGCGACGGCACCCTCCGCATCAAGTCGGAGGGACCCGACACCAGCCTCTGGGGCTGGCGACGTCCCCAGCTCAATGTCGCCTTCCGCATCCGGGTCCCCCGCTCCTTCCATATCGACGCCAAGACGGCCGGCGGCAGCATCCGGGTGACGCAACTCGCTGGTGAGGTGTCGATTCGCACCGCCGGGGGCTCCCTTCACCTCGAGGATGTTCGAGGCACCGTCGTCGGCCGGACCTCCGGCGGGTCCATCCGTGCCACCCGCCTCGAAGGCGACATCGAACTGGGCACGTCCGGAGGCGGCATTCAAATCGAGCAGATCTCCGGCACCCGCCTCAAGACCCGCACCTCCGGAGGGTCCATTCGCCTCGCCGGAATCAATGTTCCTGCCGAAGCCCACACGTCCGGGGGCGGTCTGGACATCGAGGCAGCGTCCGCGCCCCTTCAGGCCAGCACCAGTGGCGGCTCGATTCGTGCCCGCTTCTCCACCGCTCCCCGTGCCGATGTCTCCCTGCGCACCTCGGGCGGCAGCATCAACGTCACCCTGCCCAACGATGCCGCCCTCGAACTCGATGCCGCGACCAGCGCCGGATCGGTCCAATGCGACTTTCCCGTCACCGTCTCGGGCACCGTCCAGCGCAATGCCCTGCGCGGACCCATTGGCGGCGGCGGCCCGCTCCTCACGCTGCGGACCAGCGGAGGCAGCATCCGGGTGCAACGCCCCTGA
- a CDS encoding PIG-L family deacetylase — translation MKLLFVHAHFDDFEFTAAGTFELWRRAHPTVARRILISTDGAAGHHAMSREATAARRWAEQQKAGALGGFEVRLLRDGSGSPFREGCLAQSAGLLPALWKEIREFEPDYLFCPPIPVDPLAGVHVDHLDVAEAVRAVAYLVNVPHAYLPEYPEEGEGTARAVRTPVILNTFDGYLAAGHRHDLAVDVGAVTDLMGDLAWCHESQLQEWLPWVDRHHMKASPDAMAWREQYRGVISRRTRALGLPAGRLYEVFQVTAWGALPTLEGLTRDFPGLDRDASRLEALGERLDRWHEATGA, via the coding sequence ATGAAGCTGCTGTTCGTCCACGCCCACTTCGATGACTTCGAGTTCACCGCGGCGGGGACGTTCGAGCTATGGCGGAGGGCTCATCCGACGGTGGCGCGGCGCATCCTGATTAGCACGGATGGCGCGGCCGGGCATCACGCGATGAGCCGGGAGGCCACTGCCGCGAGGCGGTGGGCTGAGCAGCAGAAGGCCGGGGCGCTTGGGGGATTCGAGGTGCGCCTGCTGCGGGACGGGTCGGGAAGTCCGTTCCGGGAAGGCTGCCTGGCGCAGTCTGCGGGATTGCTGCCGGCCCTTTGGAAAGAGATCCGGGAGTTCGAGCCGGACTATCTCTTCTGTCCCCCGATTCCGGTCGATCCGCTGGCCGGGGTCCATGTGGATCATCTGGATGTTGCAGAGGCGGTGCGGGCCGTCGCCTACCTTGTGAATGTGCCCCATGCCTACCTCCCCGAGTACCCGGAAGAAGGAGAAGGGACGGCGCGTGCGGTTCGGACTCCAGTGATTCTCAACACCTTCGACGGGTACCTGGCGGCCGGGCACCGGCACGATCTGGCGGTGGATGTCGGGGCGGTGACCGACCTGATGGGGGACCTGGCCTGGTGCCACGAATCGCAATTGCAGGAATGGCTGCCCTGGGTGGACCGGCATCACATGAAGGCCTCGCCCGATGCGATGGCCTGGCGTGAACAGTATCGCGGGGTGATTTCGAGGCGCACGCGGGCGTTGGGACTGCCTGCCGGGCGGCTGTATGAGGTGTTTCAGGTGACGGCCTGGGGTGCGCTCCCGACGCTGGAGGGATTGACGCGGGATTTTCCGGGATTGGACCGCGATGCATCCCGGTTGGAGGCACTGGGGGAACGACTGGATCGATGGCACGAGGCCACCGGGGCTTAA